In the genome of Vibrio ziniensis, the window CGTTTTAAATGACTGGGTTGTTCGTGCATCAGAGCAAGGCATCATGATTCAGCAACGAACCCATGACAAAGTTAAAGCTCTAATCCCTATAATCGCTGGTGGACTAGCCTTGGAGCAATTGGGTGGGGCTCAGACAACAGCTATAGAAGGGAAGGTAAAATATACCCCTACCTTTACTCGCGCCTATTTGATTCATCTGTTAGTTGAATCAGATTGCCAAGACAAAAGTGAGTTGAGCGAAGGCTTTAAGAAAAAGCGAATTCGTTACTATCAAAATCATTGGTCGGATTGGAATCAGCATGTCGAAGCTATTCGAACTCTCTTGATTAGTTATGACCAAGCTGCTCGAAAATTGTTTAAGAAAGAACTTGAAAATAAAAACGGGGCAGTTTAATGTGTATATATCCAGTATGGATAACTACACAGTAATGAAACTAACCGCTATTTAGGCGGTTTTTTTGTACCTATTTTTAGCCTCGCTTATGCGGGGCTTTTTCGTTTCTAACACTCCAATATCAAAGGGCACTCCTTTCGGGGTGGAATATGCGCATGAATGAAAAAATATCCAGTATGGCCTCGTATTTTTGGAACGCTATCTGTGGTTTTTTCGCTGGCTTTCTAGGTTTGCTTGGCATGATTTCACCTGATTGGTGGATGGTGATTATTAGCTTTCTTGGGATGGTCATTACCGCAGTGATTAACTACTACTTTCAAAAGAAGCGTTACGATAAAGAGTTTGGCTATGAACAAGATTAGTCTGAATATTCGTTCTTTATCTGCAGCAGGGGCATCGGCGTTCGTGATGGCAATGGCATTGATTGTTCCCTTCGAAGGCAAGGAGTTTAAGCCTTACTACGATGTCGCAGGTATTCTCACCGTCTGTCATGGCCATACTGGTAGCGACATTATCGAGGATAAAACATACAACGAATCTGAGTGTGTTCAATTACTGGAACAAGACCTCGCTACCGTGAAACAGAATTTAGATCCTCTCATTAAACATCCAATACCTGAAGCAACACGGGCAGCGCTTTACTCTTTTACGTTTAATGTTGGAGTGGGAGCAATGAGTCGTTCAACGCTACTAATGAAATTGAATAGTGGTGATACCAAGGCGGCATGTTTAGAACTCCATCGTTGGGTATATGCCGGTGGACAGAAATGGAAAGGATTGATTACACGAAGGCAGATTGAGGAAGAAATATGCAACTTACAGCTATCGTCAAGCTAGTCTCTGTTGCATTACTAGTGCTTACTACCAGTTTGTATTTCATAGAACATAGCGAGCGAAAAAGCTTAATCGTTAAGAATGAAGTT includes:
- a CDS encoding phage holin family protein; this translates as MNEKISSMASYFWNAICGFFAGFLGLLGMISPDWWMVIISFLGMVITAVINYYFQKKRYDKEFGYEQD
- a CDS encoding lysozyme, giving the protein MNKISLNIRSLSAAGASAFVMAMALIVPFEGKEFKPYYDVAGILTVCHGHTGSDIIEDKTYNESECVQLLEQDLATVKQNLDPLIKHPIPEATRAALYSFTFNVGVGAMSRSTLLMKLNSGDTKAACLELHRWVYAGGQKWKGLITRRQIEEEICNLQLSSS